From Oryctolagus cuniculus chromosome 17, mOryCun1.1, whole genome shotgun sequence, a single genomic window includes:
- the HAP1 gene encoding huntingtin-associated protein 1 isoform X1 encodes MRPKEQGQGCAGDGLESGPGPGPGDPAAVIPEPPPAAGPAPEPSAEPEPSPAQAPGAGPGAASGPQSGTKSRAQRAAAFWAEHGDAPWTRFVFQGPFGPRATGLGRGKAAGIWETPAAYIGRRPGVSGPERAAFIRELQEALCPNLPPAKKITQDDIKVMLYLLEERERDLNTAARIGQSLVKQNSVLMEENSKLEAMLGSAREEILHLRQQVNLRDDLLQLYSDSEDEEEEEEEEEEEGEEEEEEEEEEEEEEEEEEEEEEEEEEEQEEEEARRHDHPYDDPRPPSPEESLHHCPQLEALQRKLRLLEEENDQLREEASHLDTLEDEEQMLILECVEQFSEASQQMAELSEVLVLRLENYERQQKEITQLQAQIARLQQRCQSPRARAGKSVGLDARGSQQLHDVRDKYSDCRATRQEEAKTFRPQPPMSTGSVTHFAYSLPLGALSGLPASLVDELKISIGRMVSDPTYFTDRSSRRARGETPNQGEERAQAQGYRAEEEEEEEEEEEEEEEEEEEEGSAQAEEAVPVDFKPIEELIPEEELGAAEEAVPAEEGATEEAELLSEDTEAWEEVEPELDEATRMNVVTSALEASGLGPSHLDMKYVLQQLANWQDAHCRRQQKPKVPPKAVAAAGQNKHGGRERGAAARGADPGLSEAGGGQGQPPSRGRGGRWAFGGHLGRWHRGPRQQGPQSHQSPGLCFFPAACRGPTDMRPLLLLPGQALPTPALPLPSPKRDPVHVSSPPSVLTSLGQSVRVQASSLFPARLKEPGASLCSWCRSCGCWAWVTWWRQARKKPRGRPAGYQTQL; translated from the exons ATGCGCCCgaaggagcaggggcagggctgcgCCGGCGATGGGCTGGAgtccggccccggccccggccctggggATCCAGCAGCGGTCATCCCCGAACCCCCGCCCGCAGCCGGCCCCGCTCCAGAGCCTTCGGCCGAGCCCGAACCCAGCCCCGCGCAGGCACCGGGGGCCGGACCCGGAGCAGCCTCCGGGCCCCAGTCCGGGACCAAGTCCCGAGCCCAGCGCGCGGCTGCATTTTGGGCCGAACACGGGGACGCGCCCTGGACCCGCTTTGTGTTTCAAGGGCCCTTTGGTCCCCGGGCCACGGGCCTGGGACGTGGAAAGGCTGCTGGCATCTGGGAAACGCCGGCCGCCTACATTGGCCGGCGGCCCGGGGTGTCTGGCCCTGAGCGCGCCGCTTTCATCCGGGAGCTGCAGGAAG CGCTGTGCCCTAACCTACCCCCAGCCAAGAAGATCACCCAAGACGATATCAAAGTGATGCTGTATTTGCTGGAGGAG AGAGAGCGCGACCTGAACACGGCGGCTCGTATCGGCCAGTCCCTGGTGAAACAGAACAGCGTGCTCATGGAGGAGAACAGCAAGTTGGAAGCCATGCTGGGCTCGGCCAGGGAGGAG ATTTTACACCTCAGACAGCAGGTGAACTTGAGAGATGATCTCCTTCAGCTGTACTCAGACtctgaagatgaggaggaagaggaggaggaggaggaagaggaaggagaggaagaggaggaggaggaggaagaagaagaggaggaggaggaggaggaggaggaggaggaagaggaggaagaagaggaacaggaggaagaggaggctcgGAGGCATGACCATCCCTATGACGACCCCAGGCC GCCCTCTCCGGAGGAGTCGCTGCACCACTGCCCACAGCTGGAGGCCCTGCAGCGGAAGCTGAGGCTGCTGGAGGAGGAGAATGACCAGCTTCGGGAGGAG GCCTCTCACCTGGACACCCTGGAGGACGAGGAGCAGATGCTCATCCTGGAGTGCGTGGAGCAGTTTT CTGAGGCCAGCCAGCAGATGGCCGAGCTGTCCGAGGTGCTGGTGCTCCGGCTGGAAAACTATGAGCGGCAGCAGAAGGAGATCACTCAGCTGCAGGCCCAGATCGCGAGGCTGCAGCAGCGCTGCCAGTCG CCTAGGGCCAGGGCAGGCAAGAGTGTTGGGCTGGACGCACGTGGGTCCCAGCAGCTGCACGACGTGCGGGACAAGTACTCGGACTGCAGGGCCACACGCCAGGAGGAGGCGAAGACCTTCCGCCCGCAGCCCCCGATGTCCACCGGGTCGGTCACCCACTTCGCGTACAGCCTGCCGCTG GGAGCACTTTCTGGCCTTCCGGCGTCCCTGGTTGATGAGCTCAAAATATCTATCGGGAGGATGGTCTCAGACCCCACGTATTTTACCGACAG GAGTTCCAGAAGGGCCAGGGGGGAGACACCAAACCAGGG GGAGGAGCGAGCGCAGGCACAGGGCTACAGGgccgaggaggaggaagaggaagaggaggaagaggaggaagaggaggaggaggaggaggaggagggctctGCGCAGGCGGAGGAGGCTGTGCCTGTGGATTTCAAGCCCATCGAGGAGCTGATCcccgaggaggagctgggggctgcgGAGGAGGCGGTGCCAGCCGAGGAAGGGGCGACTGAGGAGGCGGAGCTGCTGTCCGAGGACACGGAGGCCTGGGAGGaggtggagccagagctggatgaGGCCACGCGGATGAACGTGGTCACGTCAGCCCTGGAGGCCAGCGGCCTGGGCCCTTCGCACCTGGACATGAAGTATGTCCTCCAGCAATTGGCCAACTGGCAGGACgcccactgcaggcggcagcagaAGCCGAAGGTGCCTCCCAAAG cagtggcagcagcaggccAAAACAAACATGGGGGGCGGGAGCGTGGAGCAGCGGCCCGGGGTGCCGACCCAGGACTCTCGGAGGCTGGAGGAGGACAGGGCCAGCCACCCTCCCGGGGCCGGGGAGGAAGATGGGCCTTCGGGGGCCACCTAGGCCGCTGGCACCGAGGCCCCCGCCAGCAAGGGCCACAGTCGCACCAGTCCCCTGG GCTTTGCTTTTTCCCAGCAGCCTGCAGAGGCCCCACAGACATGAGGCCCCTCCTTCtgctgcctggccaagccctccccaccccagccctccctctcccctctccaaaACGTGACCCGGTGCATGTCAGCAGCCCACCCTCTGTCCTGACAAGCCTGGGCCAGAGCGTGAGGGTCCAAGCCTCGAGCCTCTTCCCGGCCAGGCTGAAGGAGCCCGGGGCTTCGCTCTGCAGCTGGTGCAGGAGCTGTggctgctgggcctgggtcaCGTGGTGGCGCCAGGCGCGGAAGAAGCCCCGGGGGAGGCCTGCCGGCTACCAGACCCAGCtctga
- the HAP1 gene encoding huntingtin-associated protein 1 isoform X2, translating to MRPKEQGQGCAGDGLESGPGPGPGDPAAVIPEPPPAAGPAPEPSAEPEPSPAQAPGAGPGAASGPQSGTKSRAQRAAAFWAEHGDAPWTRFVFQGPFGPRATGLGRGKAAGIWETPAAYIGRRPGVSGPERAAFIRELQEALCPNLPPAKKITQDDIKVMLYLLEERERDLNTAARIGQSLVKQNSVLMEENSKLEAMLGSAREEILHLRQQVNLRDDLLQLYSDSEDEEEEEEEEEEEGEEEEEEEEEEEEEEEEEEEEEEEEEEEQEEEEARRHDHPYDDPRPPSPEESLHHCPQLEALQRKLRLLEEENDQLREEASHLDTLEDEEQMLILECVEQFSEASQQMAELSEVLVLRLENYERQQKEITQLQAQIARLQQRCQSPRARAGKSVGLDARGSQQLHDVRDKYSDCRATRQEEAKTFRPQPPMSTGSVTHFAYSLPLGALSGLPASLVDELKISIGRMVSDPTYFTDRSSRRARGETPNQGEERAQAQGYRAEEEEEEEEEEEEEEEEEEEEGSAQAEEAVPVDFKPIEELIPEEELGAAEEAVPAEEGATEEAELLSEDTEAWEEVEPELDEATRMNVVTSALEASGLGPSHLDMKYVLQQLANWQDAHCRRQQKPKVPPKGSPTLQQWQQQAKTNMGGGSVEQRPGVPTQDSRRLEEDRASHPPGAGEEDGPSGAT from the exons ATGCGCCCgaaggagcaggggcagggctgcgCCGGCGATGGGCTGGAgtccggccccggccccggccctggggATCCAGCAGCGGTCATCCCCGAACCCCCGCCCGCAGCCGGCCCCGCTCCAGAGCCTTCGGCCGAGCCCGAACCCAGCCCCGCGCAGGCACCGGGGGCCGGACCCGGAGCAGCCTCCGGGCCCCAGTCCGGGACCAAGTCCCGAGCCCAGCGCGCGGCTGCATTTTGGGCCGAACACGGGGACGCGCCCTGGACCCGCTTTGTGTTTCAAGGGCCCTTTGGTCCCCGGGCCACGGGCCTGGGACGTGGAAAGGCTGCTGGCATCTGGGAAACGCCGGCCGCCTACATTGGCCGGCGGCCCGGGGTGTCTGGCCCTGAGCGCGCCGCTTTCATCCGGGAGCTGCAGGAAG CGCTGTGCCCTAACCTACCCCCAGCCAAGAAGATCACCCAAGACGATATCAAAGTGATGCTGTATTTGCTGGAGGAG AGAGAGCGCGACCTGAACACGGCGGCTCGTATCGGCCAGTCCCTGGTGAAACAGAACAGCGTGCTCATGGAGGAGAACAGCAAGTTGGAAGCCATGCTGGGCTCGGCCAGGGAGGAG ATTTTACACCTCAGACAGCAGGTGAACTTGAGAGATGATCTCCTTCAGCTGTACTCAGACtctgaagatgaggaggaagaggaggaggaggaggaagaggaaggagaggaagaggaggaggaggaggaagaagaagaggaggaggaggaggaggaggaggaggaggaagaggaggaagaagaggaacaggaggaagaggaggctcgGAGGCATGACCATCCCTATGACGACCCCAGGCC GCCCTCTCCGGAGGAGTCGCTGCACCACTGCCCACAGCTGGAGGCCCTGCAGCGGAAGCTGAGGCTGCTGGAGGAGGAGAATGACCAGCTTCGGGAGGAG GCCTCTCACCTGGACACCCTGGAGGACGAGGAGCAGATGCTCATCCTGGAGTGCGTGGAGCAGTTTT CTGAGGCCAGCCAGCAGATGGCCGAGCTGTCCGAGGTGCTGGTGCTCCGGCTGGAAAACTATGAGCGGCAGCAGAAGGAGATCACTCAGCTGCAGGCCCAGATCGCGAGGCTGCAGCAGCGCTGCCAGTCG CCTAGGGCCAGGGCAGGCAAGAGTGTTGGGCTGGACGCACGTGGGTCCCAGCAGCTGCACGACGTGCGGGACAAGTACTCGGACTGCAGGGCCACACGCCAGGAGGAGGCGAAGACCTTCCGCCCGCAGCCCCCGATGTCCACCGGGTCGGTCACCCACTTCGCGTACAGCCTGCCGCTG GGAGCACTTTCTGGCCTTCCGGCGTCCCTGGTTGATGAGCTCAAAATATCTATCGGGAGGATGGTCTCAGACCCCACGTATTTTACCGACAG GAGTTCCAGAAGGGCCAGGGGGGAGACACCAAACCAGGG GGAGGAGCGAGCGCAGGCACAGGGCTACAGGgccgaggaggaggaagaggaagaggaggaagaggaggaagaggaggaggaggaggaggaggagggctctGCGCAGGCGGAGGAGGCTGTGCCTGTGGATTTCAAGCCCATCGAGGAGCTGATCcccgaggaggagctgggggctgcgGAGGAGGCGGTGCCAGCCGAGGAAGGGGCGACTGAGGAGGCGGAGCTGCTGTCCGAGGACACGGAGGCCTGGGAGGaggtggagccagagctggatgaGGCCACGCGGATGAACGTGGTCACGTCAGCCCTGGAGGCCAGCGGCCTGGGCCCTTCGCACCTGGACATGAAGTATGTCCTCCAGCAATTGGCCAACTGGCAGGACgcccactgcaggcggcagcagaAGCCGAAGGTGCCTCCCAAAG GCTCCCCAACCCtgcagcagtggcagcagcaggccAAAACAAACATGGGGGGCGGGAGCGTGGAGCAGCGGCCCGGGGTGCCGACCCAGGACTCTCGGAGGCTGGAGGAGGACAGGGCCAGCCACCCTCCCGGGGCCGGGGAGGAAGATGGGCCTTCGGGGGCCACCTAG
- the HAP1 gene encoding huntingtin-associated protein 1 isoform X3 has product MRPKEQGQGCAGDGLESGPGPGPGDPAAVIPEPPPAAGPAPEPSAEPEPSPAQAPGAGPGAASGPQSGTKSRAQRAAAFWAEHGDAPWTRFVFQGPFGPRATGLGRGKAAGIWETPAAYIGRRPGVSGPERAAFIRELQEALCPNLPPAKKITQDDIKVMLYLLEERERDLNTAARIGQSLVKQNSVLMEENSKLEAMLGSAREEILHLRQQVNLRDDLLQLYSDSEDEEEEEEEEEEEGEEEEEEEEEEEEEEEEEEEEEEEEEEEQEEEEARRHDHPYDDPRPPSPEESLHHCPQLEALQRKLRLLEEENDQLREEASHLDTLEDEEQMLILECVEQFSEASQQMAELSEVLVLRLENYERQQKEITQLQAQIARLQQRCQSPRARAGKSVGLDARGSQQLHDVRDKYSDCRATRQEEAKTFRPQPPMSTGSVTHFAYSLPLGALSGLPASLVDELKISIGRMVSDPTYFTDRSSRRARGETPNQGEERAQAQGYRAEEEEEEEEEEEEEEEEEEEEGSAQAEEAVPVDFKPIEELIPEEELGAAEEAVPAEEGATEEAELLSEDTEAWEEVEPELDEATRMNVVTSALEASGLGPSHLDMKYVLQQLANWQDAHCRRQQKPKVPPKGFAFSQQPAEAPQT; this is encoded by the exons ATGCGCCCgaaggagcaggggcagggctgcgCCGGCGATGGGCTGGAgtccggccccggccccggccctggggATCCAGCAGCGGTCATCCCCGAACCCCCGCCCGCAGCCGGCCCCGCTCCAGAGCCTTCGGCCGAGCCCGAACCCAGCCCCGCGCAGGCACCGGGGGCCGGACCCGGAGCAGCCTCCGGGCCCCAGTCCGGGACCAAGTCCCGAGCCCAGCGCGCGGCTGCATTTTGGGCCGAACACGGGGACGCGCCCTGGACCCGCTTTGTGTTTCAAGGGCCCTTTGGTCCCCGGGCCACGGGCCTGGGACGTGGAAAGGCTGCTGGCATCTGGGAAACGCCGGCCGCCTACATTGGCCGGCGGCCCGGGGTGTCTGGCCCTGAGCGCGCCGCTTTCATCCGGGAGCTGCAGGAAG CGCTGTGCCCTAACCTACCCCCAGCCAAGAAGATCACCCAAGACGATATCAAAGTGATGCTGTATTTGCTGGAGGAG AGAGAGCGCGACCTGAACACGGCGGCTCGTATCGGCCAGTCCCTGGTGAAACAGAACAGCGTGCTCATGGAGGAGAACAGCAAGTTGGAAGCCATGCTGGGCTCGGCCAGGGAGGAG ATTTTACACCTCAGACAGCAGGTGAACTTGAGAGATGATCTCCTTCAGCTGTACTCAGACtctgaagatgaggaggaagaggaggaggaggaggaagaggaaggagaggaagaggaggaggaggaggaagaagaagaggaggaggaggaggaggaggaggaggaggaagaggaggaagaagaggaacaggaggaagaggaggctcgGAGGCATGACCATCCCTATGACGACCCCAGGCC GCCCTCTCCGGAGGAGTCGCTGCACCACTGCCCACAGCTGGAGGCCCTGCAGCGGAAGCTGAGGCTGCTGGAGGAGGAGAATGACCAGCTTCGGGAGGAG GCCTCTCACCTGGACACCCTGGAGGACGAGGAGCAGATGCTCATCCTGGAGTGCGTGGAGCAGTTTT CTGAGGCCAGCCAGCAGATGGCCGAGCTGTCCGAGGTGCTGGTGCTCCGGCTGGAAAACTATGAGCGGCAGCAGAAGGAGATCACTCAGCTGCAGGCCCAGATCGCGAGGCTGCAGCAGCGCTGCCAGTCG CCTAGGGCCAGGGCAGGCAAGAGTGTTGGGCTGGACGCACGTGGGTCCCAGCAGCTGCACGACGTGCGGGACAAGTACTCGGACTGCAGGGCCACACGCCAGGAGGAGGCGAAGACCTTCCGCCCGCAGCCCCCGATGTCCACCGGGTCGGTCACCCACTTCGCGTACAGCCTGCCGCTG GGAGCACTTTCTGGCCTTCCGGCGTCCCTGGTTGATGAGCTCAAAATATCTATCGGGAGGATGGTCTCAGACCCCACGTATTTTACCGACAG GAGTTCCAGAAGGGCCAGGGGGGAGACACCAAACCAGGG GGAGGAGCGAGCGCAGGCACAGGGCTACAGGgccgaggaggaggaagaggaagaggaggaagaggaggaagaggaggaggaggaggaggaggagggctctGCGCAGGCGGAGGAGGCTGTGCCTGTGGATTTCAAGCCCATCGAGGAGCTGATCcccgaggaggagctgggggctgcgGAGGAGGCGGTGCCAGCCGAGGAAGGGGCGACTGAGGAGGCGGAGCTGCTGTCCGAGGACACGGAGGCCTGGGAGGaggtggagccagagctggatgaGGCCACGCGGATGAACGTGGTCACGTCAGCCCTGGAGGCCAGCGGCCTGGGCCCTTCGCACCTGGACATGAAGTATGTCCTCCAGCAATTGGCCAACTGGCAGGACgcccactgcaggcggcagcagaAGCCGAAGGTGCCTCCCAAAG GCTTTGCTTTTTCCCAGCAGCCTGCAGAGGCCCCACAGACATGA
- the GAST gene encoding gastrin, whose protein sequence is MLRPWVSVLVLAMALAAFCQASRKPHSQPQDAPSGPVASRGLEPRWLDQPGPASHHRRQLGAQAAPHLVPDLSKKQGPWLQEEEEAYGWMDFGRRSAEEPELRP, encoded by the exons ATGCTGCGACCGTGGGTGTCTGTGCTGGTCTTGGCAATGGCTCTGGCCGCCTTCTGCCAGGCTTCTCGGAAGCCCCATTCCCAGCCGCAGGATGCACCCTCGGGTCCGGTGGCCAGCAGGGGCCTGGAGCCACGCTGGTTGGATCAGCCGGGCCCAGCATCTCACCACCGGAGGCAGCTGggggcccaggctgccccacACCTCGTGCCAG ACCTGTCCAAGAAGCAGGGTCCATGGCtgcaggaagaagaggaggcCTACGGGTGGATGGACTTCGGCCGCCGCAGCGCTGAGGAACCGGAGCTGCGTCCCTAG
- the EIF1 gene encoding eukaryotic translation initiation factor 1 translates to MSAIQNLHSFDPFADASKGDDLLPAGTEDYIHIRIQQRNGRKTLTTVQGIADDYDKKKLVKAFKKKFACNGTVIEHPEYGEVIQLQGDQRKNICQFLVEIGLAKDDQLKVHGF, encoded by the exons ATGTCCGCTATCCAGAACCTCCACTCTTTCG ACCCCTTTGCTGATGCAAGTAAGGGTGATGACCTGCTTCCTGCTGGCACTGAGGATTATATCCATATAAGAATTCAACAGAGAAACGGCAGGAAGACCCTTACTACTGTCCAAGGGATCGCTGATGATTACGATAAAAAGAAACTAGTGAAGGCGTTTAAGAAG AAGTTTGCCTGCAATGGTACTGTGATTGAGCATCCGGAATATGGAGAAGTGATTCAGCTGCAGGGTGACCAGCGCAAGAACATATGCCAGTTCCTGGTCGAG ATTGGACTGGCTAAGGACGACCAGCTGAAGGTTCATGGGTTTTAA